One genomic segment of Ipomoea triloba cultivar NCNSP0323 chromosome 9, ASM357664v1 includes these proteins:
- the LOC116030397 gene encoding major facilitator superfamily domain-containing protein 12-like isoform X2 has translation MGRDNREEEEEKPLGRCSVFTYGVGHMLNDITQCCWYTYLLLYLTDIGLSPSAAIVTLVGQFADAFTTIIAGELIDRFGHFKIWHGAGCIMVGVSFISLFGSPCIPCKILGSDSPTVQTVGYCISAVVFCSGWSCTQISHMSMVNCITLNESSRIACVSCRNAFTMVASLMLYAVTFFVFTNNAEDIKAQYRWMAFISIFIGGVFVIIFHLGIKEPRKKDDGHEKNGSNTPWTYWLKKVLYYQVASIYVFTRVVTNVSQTFLAVYVINDLRMNQSAKSLVPAIIYLCSFITSVLLQELEWSGKRLKIFFAGGGILWLLCGGAVMLLPINMNAFMYALSVFIGIANALMMVTSIGMESALVDKHLDGSAFVYGSMGFIDKVLCGVALYFLESFEDADPVPCNPAHACFSVTRFSLGFIPGIAALLGVIVSFTMKQLHTSHKKPLAEPLLA, from the exons ATGGGCAGAGATAAtagggaggaggaggaggaaaagCCCCTAGGAAGGTGTTCTGTGTTCACATATGGAGTAGGCCACATGCTCAATGACATTACACAGTGCTGCTGGTATACATATCTCTTGCTCTATTTGACTGATATTGGATTGTCCCCAAG TGCAGCAATTGTCACACTTGTGGGTCAGTTTGCTGATGCATTTACAACAATAATTGCTGGTGAACTG ATTGACAGGTTTGGGCACTTCAAGATATGGCATGGTGCAGGGTGCATAATGGTTGGTGTTTCATTTATTTCGCTTTTCGGCAGCCCTTGTATCCCATGCAAAATTTTGGGATCAGATTCACCTACTGTGCAAACAGTGGGGTATTGCATATCTGCAGTAGTCTTCTGCAGCGGATGGTCTTGTACTCAAATATCACACAT GTCGATGGTGAACTGCATTACTCTGAATGAATCAAGCAGAATAGCATGTGTTAGCTGCCGCAACGCATTTACAATG gttGCAAGCCTCATGTTGTATGCAGTCACTTTCTTTGTGTTCACTAACAATGCAGAAGACATTAAAGCTCAG TACCGCTGGATGGCATTTATATCGATTTTCATTGGCGGTGTCTTTGTAATCATCTTTCATCTCGGGATTAAAGAGCCAAG GAAAAAGGATGATGGTCATGAAAAGAATGGCTCCAATACCCCCTGGACTTATTGGTTGAAGAAAGTCTTGTATTACCAAGTTGCTAGTATCTATGTATTCACCAGAGTTGTTACCAATGTATCTCAG ACATTTCTTGCTGTGTACGTAATCAATGATCTGCGCATGAACCAATCTGCAAAATCACTG GTTCCTGCTATCATCTATTTATGCAGCTTCATTACCTCTGTGCTGCTGCAG GAACTGGAGTGGAGTGGCAAAAGGTTAAAGATCTTTTTCGCTGGGGGTGGCATCCTCTGGTTATTATGTGGTGGAGCAGTGATGCTGCTACCAATAAACATGAATGCTTTTATGTATGCCTTATCAGTATTCATTGGCATTGCAAATGCCTTAATGATG GTAACTTCCATAGGCATGGAGAGTGCTCTTGTGGACAAACATCTGGACGGTTCGGCTTTCGTCTATGGATCAATGGGCTTCATTGACAAAGTACTATGTGGGGTGGCGCTGTATTTCCTTGAATCATTTGAGG ATGCTGATCCTGTGCCGTGCAATCCAGCTCACGCTTGTTTCTCTGTGACGCGATTTTCTTTGGGCTTCATCCCAGGAATAGCTGCACTTCTTGGTGTCATAGTTTCATTCACCATGAAACAACTGCACACCTCCCATAAGAAGCCTTTAGCAGAACCACTCTTGGCATAG
- the LOC116030397 gene encoding major facilitator superfamily domain-containing protein 12-like isoform X1, with translation MGRDNREEEEEKPLGRCSVFTYGVGHMLNDITQCCWYTYLLLYLTDIGLSPSSAAIVTLVGQFADAFTTIIAGELIDRFGHFKIWHGAGCIMVGVSFISLFGSPCIPCKILGSDSPTVQTVGYCISAVVFCSGWSCTQISHMSMVNCITLNESSRIACVSCRNAFTMVASLMLYAVTFFVFTNNAEDIKAQYRWMAFISIFIGGVFVIIFHLGIKEPRKKDDGHEKNGSNTPWTYWLKKVLYYQVASIYVFTRVVTNVSQTFLAVYVINDLRMNQSAKSLVPAIIYLCSFITSVLLQELEWSGKRLKIFFAGGGILWLLCGGAVMLLPINMNAFMYALSVFIGIANALMMVTSIGMESALVDKHLDGSAFVYGSMGFIDKVLCGVALYFLESFEDADPVPCNPAHACFSVTRFSLGFIPGIAALLGVIVSFTMKQLHTSHKKPLAEPLLA, from the exons ATGGGCAGAGATAAtagggaggaggaggaggaaaagCCCCTAGGAAGGTGTTCTGTGTTCACATATGGAGTAGGCCACATGCTCAATGACATTACACAGTGCTGCTGGTATACATATCTCTTGCTCTATTTGACTGATATTGGATTGTCCCCAAG TAGTGCAGCAATTGTCACACTTGTGGGTCAGTTTGCTGATGCATTTACAACAATAATTGCTGGTGAACTG ATTGACAGGTTTGGGCACTTCAAGATATGGCATGGTGCAGGGTGCATAATGGTTGGTGTTTCATTTATTTCGCTTTTCGGCAGCCCTTGTATCCCATGCAAAATTTTGGGATCAGATTCACCTACTGTGCAAACAGTGGGGTATTGCATATCTGCAGTAGTCTTCTGCAGCGGATGGTCTTGTACTCAAATATCACACAT GTCGATGGTGAACTGCATTACTCTGAATGAATCAAGCAGAATAGCATGTGTTAGCTGCCGCAACGCATTTACAATG gttGCAAGCCTCATGTTGTATGCAGTCACTTTCTTTGTGTTCACTAACAATGCAGAAGACATTAAAGCTCAG TACCGCTGGATGGCATTTATATCGATTTTCATTGGCGGTGTCTTTGTAATCATCTTTCATCTCGGGATTAAAGAGCCAAG GAAAAAGGATGATGGTCATGAAAAGAATGGCTCCAATACCCCCTGGACTTATTGGTTGAAGAAAGTCTTGTATTACCAAGTTGCTAGTATCTATGTATTCACCAGAGTTGTTACCAATGTATCTCAG ACATTTCTTGCTGTGTACGTAATCAATGATCTGCGCATGAACCAATCTGCAAAATCACTG GTTCCTGCTATCATCTATTTATGCAGCTTCATTACCTCTGTGCTGCTGCAG GAACTGGAGTGGAGTGGCAAAAGGTTAAAGATCTTTTTCGCTGGGGGTGGCATCCTCTGGTTATTATGTGGTGGAGCAGTGATGCTGCTACCAATAAACATGAATGCTTTTATGTATGCCTTATCAGTATTCATTGGCATTGCAAATGCCTTAATGATG GTAACTTCCATAGGCATGGAGAGTGCTCTTGTGGACAAACATCTGGACGGTTCGGCTTTCGTCTATGGATCAATGGGCTTCATTGACAAAGTACTATGTGGGGTGGCGCTGTATTTCCTTGAATCATTTGAGG ATGCTGATCCTGTGCCGTGCAATCCAGCTCACGCTTGTTTCTCTGTGACGCGATTTTCTTTGGGCTTCATCCCAGGAATAGCTGCACTTCTTGGTGTCATAGTTTCATTCACCATGAAACAACTGCACACCTCCCATAAGAAGCCTTTAGCAGAACCACTCTTGGCATAG
- the LOC116028379 gene encoding uncharacterized protein LOC116028379 has product MKLIKEVVTNLKQTQPQVAESAMWLEATGGMRKGGYVSGFGSDTAHFFPEARIHRKSNIGSSTSHSSCEARIRQLEEQNQVMQQQQQDMHEENRRIRNIVQKMEATLAQFSANLGSLDQDPNKNSSTLPPSTSDDDTLAPSSQD; this is encoded by the exons ATGAAGCTTATCAAG gaAGTTGTGACCAACTTGAAGCAAACACAACCTCAAGTCGCAGAATCAGCAATGTGGTTGGAGGCCACTGGTGGTATGAGGAAAGGGGGGTACGTTTCAGGATTTGGGTCGGATACCGCACACTTCTTCCCCGAGGCTAGGATACACAGGAAATCCAATATTGGGTCATCAACTTCACATTCATCTTGTGAAGCTCGAATTAGGCAATTAGAGGAGCAAAATCAAGTGATGCAACAGCAGCAACAAGATATGCATGAAGAAAATCGGAGGATCCGTAATATCGTCCAGAAAATGGAAGCAACACTTGCCCAATTTAGTGCAAATCTTGGTAGTCTTGATCAAGATCCAAACAAAAATAGCTCTACACTACCCCCCTCCACCTCCGATGATGATACACTAGCCCCCTCTAGTCAAGATTAG
- the LOC116028311 gene encoding uncharacterized protein LOC116028311: MIENKLIKIIALLIIVFFSQSVAGGGEAEGMEAVRKRRHPIVETAMALFSLPTTFPDTSAYWTKLDSLIQQGRAFFFSSPPNLDFRHGTEDAPKAMEEGTGEKVKDAVVKSVDKSKATIEDSAKSAAKLAGETVGKATQKLKETLSTEYQDPLAKPDEL; the protein is encoded by the coding sequence ATGATAGAAAACAAACTCATCAAGATCATAGCTTTGCTTATTATTGTCTTCTTCTCTCAGTCCGTAGCCGGCGGAGGAGAGGCCGAGGGAATGGAAGCCGTGAGGAAAAGGCGTCACCCCATTGTAGAGACGGCCATGGCATTGTTCTCTCTGCCTACCACCTTTCCAGATACCTCAGCCTACTGGACCAAACTGGATTCCTTAATCCAACAAGGCCGCGCATTCTTCTTCTCATCCCCTCCCAATCTCGATTTCCGGCACGGAACTGAGGACGCGCCCAAAGCTATGGAAGAAGGGACAGGGGAGAAGGTAAAAGACGCGGTGGTGAAAAGCGTGGACAAGAGCAAAGCAACCATTGAAGATTCTGCGAAATCTGCGGCGAAGTTGGCCGGAGAGACGGTGGGCAAGGCCACCCAGAAGTTGAAGGAGACACTGTCAACCGAATATCAAGATCCTCTTGCAAAACCTGATGAGCTCTGA
- the LOC116030802 gene encoding uncharacterized protein LOC116030802: MNFNVEMGAFLVLLFLISLSGAVRKEGMVTQKLEVQKHLNRLNKPAIKSIKSPDGDIIDCVHVSHQPAFQHPSFKNHTIQMRPNYHPEGLFKDGKFSSTLKSGGDGSNTIPQLWHLSGKCPEGTIPIRRTKEEDLLRASSIKSYGKKHLKSVPKPRSAEPDLISQNGHQHAIAYVEGGQYYGAKATINVWEPKIQQSNEFSLSQLWILGGDFNSDLNSIEAGWQVSPDLYGDHNTRLFTYWTSDAYQATGCYNLLCSGFIQINNDIAMGATIFPLSSYQGSQYDISILVWKDQKEGNWWMQFGNNYVLGYWPGFLFSNLQDSASMVEWGGEVVNSENDGMHTTTQMGSGHFPGEGFGKASYFRNIQVVDGSNNLRPPQDLGIYTEDDNCYTVQLGNNGDWGNYFYYGGPGRNEKCP; the protein is encoded by the exons ATGAATTTCAATGTGGAAATGGGCGCCTTTTTGGTTTTGCTATTCTTGATTTCGCTTTCTGGTGCTGTCAGAAAGGAGGGCATGGTTACTCAAAAGCTTGAGGTGCAGAAACACTTGAATCGTTTGAACAAGCCTGCTATCAAGTCCATAAAG AGCCCAGATGGTGATATTATTGATTGTGTTCATGTATCTCACCAACCAGCTTTTCAGCATCCTTCTTTCAAGAACCATACAATTCag ATGAGGCCAAATTATCATCCAGAAGGGCTGTTTAAGGATGGAAAGTTCTCCTCCACATTGAAGTCTGGGGGTGATGGGTCAAACACAATTCCTCAGCTTTGGCATTTGAGTGGGAAGTGCCCAGAAGGAACTATTCCTATTAGAAGGACAAAAGAAGAAGACCTTTTGAGAGCCAGCTCTATAAAGAGCTATGGAAAGAAGCATCTTAAAAGTGTTCCTAAACCCAGGTCTGCTGAGCCTGACTTGATTTCTCAAAATGGTCATCAG CATGCAATAGCCTATGTTGAAGGAGGGCAATACTATGGTGCAAAAGCCACAATCAACGTTTGGGAGCCTAAAATCCAGCAATCTAATGAGTTCAGTTTGTCTCAGCTTTGGATTCTGGGAGGTGATTTCAATTCAGATCTCAACAGCATTGAAGCTGGTTGGCAG GTTAGCCCAGATTTGTATGGTGATCATAACACAAGACTCTTCACCTATTGGACT AGTGATGCCTATCAAGCCACGGGGTGCTACAACCTGCTATGCTCAGGCTTTATTCAAATCAATAATGATATAGCCATGGGGGCCACCATCTTCCCCCTTTCCAGCTATCAAGGTTCCCAATATGATATCAGCATTCTTGTCTGGAAG GACCAGAAAGAGGGTAATTGGTGGATGCAATTTGGGAATAACTATGTTTTGGGTTACTGGCCCGGATTTCTGTTTTCTAACCTACAAGACAGTGCTTCCATGGTTGAGTGGGGCGGGGAGGTGGTGAACTCGGAGAACGATGGGATGCACACTACCACGCAAATGGGCAGCGGCCACTTCCCCGGGGAAGGGTTTGGCAAGGCTAGTTATTTCAGAAACATACAGGTGGTGGATGGGTCTAATAACTTGAGGCCTCCCCAAGACCTCGGTATTTACACCGAGGACGACAACTGCTATACTGTGCAGCTCGGAAACAATGGTGACTGGGGAAATTACTTTTACTATGGAGGTCCTGGCAGAAACGAGAAATGCCCATGA